DNA sequence from the Acinonyx jubatus isolate Ajub_Pintada_27869175 chromosome A3, VMU_Ajub_asm_v1.0, whole genome shotgun sequence genome:
GCAGGCGCGACTGCCTGACCCAGGCCTGCTCGGCCCTCACTGGGTGAGTGGGGCTCTCCCTGCTGTGGGCTGGAGGCCGGGCTGGCGCCACCTCATGCTTACTGTCTCCACAGCAAAGGGGTGCGCGAGGGCATCGAGTGGATGGTGAAGTGCGTCGTGCGGAACGTGCACCGGCCGCCGCGGCAGAGGGACATCACGTAGGCATGGCTGGTGCCTGCTGGTGCCCACAGCTCACCCCTGAGTGCCCGAGGAGCGCTCCTGCCAGCTCTGAGCCGCCAGGCCTGGGGGTCGGGTTTGCTTTGCTCTTGGTTTTTtcagttgctttgttttttctttaagacaAACGTTTCCCTGTGTCCGTAAAAGTGTGGGCATGCAGAGGCTTCTGCTGAGGGGGAATCGGGGCAGCAGGGCCAGGCTGGGTGCCACCAGGGGACCCCCACAAGACCCCTGCCAAGCCTGCTGGTGTTGGCGGGCCGCCTGGCCCTTTGGAGCCGCCACCCCAGCAGTGTGGCCTCCCTGGCCCAGGGGGCGGAGGGGCACCTGTCTGGAAACGAGATGCTCCAGAGCTGCTCTGTGCCGTTCACCCATGGAGGAAGCTGGTGGGGCAAGTGTGTCTGTCCTCAGTCTCCGTCCCCTCTGGGCCTGGAGATGGGTTGGGGGCTGGTGTCAtcttgagggaggagggagacctGGTCCACTTTGCTGGAGGCCAGCGGGGCCCTGGGTTCTGATGCCTCAGAACAGGGTGGGGGAGATCTGCCTGGGAGGCCCCGTGTCCTCTTCCGCTGGCCTCCCGTCCAGTCAGGGAGGGAGTGGGTGTTCCCTCTGAGCGTGTCTGCCACTGGTGCAGGACAGCCAGTCGCCATTGTGGGGGGCACACCAGCATGGGTGTTCCAAAGGCCAGCTAGGTTCCTGTGGAGCCCAGGCCAGTTGTGGGATGGGCCTTGATTTGATTCCCAGttggaggtgaggggtggggtccCCGTCAGGTCTGGGGACGGGCTAAAAACCCATTTCCGGGTCTGTGCCTGGAAACCGTCCCTCCGGGTGAGGCTGGTCCTTGGGACCCTCACCACATGGCCCCTGTGGGAGCTGGCAAGACCCAGTGGGCCTAGCCCTGGGCAGGAGGCTGATTGGCCAGCACTGGGTGGAGTATGCCAGAAAATGGCAGTCTGAGTCGCTGCTGTCTGTTGTCCCTCCAGAACCCCAGGACTGGGTGGTGGGCTCCCAACTGTCTGGGCACAGTGACCACAGCACGAAGGGCTCCCAGGCTAGACCCAGGGCCTGTCTGGGCACCACCTTCCTGCTTCCGTGGGAGTGCCAGAGCCAGAACCCTGACCCTGCTAGACTACCCTCCCTCTGAGGTGGCAGCCTTGGAGGGCCTACTGAGAAAGGCTGagtcagggctgggggtgggaatgCAGGTGAGGTGACTCACGGGGAGTCATAGGCTGtggggtcccccctccccccttgggACCTATTATGGGGATCAGGCGCCAGGCTCCAGGGCTCACGGGAAGGGCTGGGAGTCGGCCAGGTTGTTCTGGAGCACTCCAGCCCTCATCTGAGCCTTCCTGTGGGGAAAAGCCGTGTTTCCCAGAAAGCACATGGGATTCACCCGGCCTAGGGGAGGTCCTTGGCTGGTCCCCTCCGGGGAAATTCCCTGCCTGCAGGGACTGGGTGGAGCTCAagtggaggggcagggtgagggggaaGGGTCTCTTGGCAGCCCAGGTTAGTGTTGGCCAGTCCAAGCTGGGTCCTATTCCACAGCAAGAGCCCCTAGACTGGGTAGGACCCTCACGAcactccccgcctccccccccagcTGTCCTACACACAAAGCATGACTTGGGGTCATGGGACGAGCCTCAGGGATCTCCACTGTGCCCACAGCCAGAAGGGATGCACCTGCCACCCGCTGGCCCTCTCTGACAGTCCTTCCCACCGAGGGTCTATCCCACTTGGGGTGACGAGCAGCCAGAGGAAGCATGGGACGCTAGAAAGCCCGTGCAGGTGTTTGTTTCCCCACCAGATGTGCCCGCCAGCACCCGGTAGACATGGCACAAAGTTTCATACAATCCGTTTTATAACggctttataaaaaataaactttgttacTGTAATGGGACCCCGGTCGGTTGAGCTTACTTTAGTAAGTCACTTTCGGTGTGATGCCCATGTGGGAGCCCCAGCTTGGGAACAGAATAAATAGGGGGCGGGGTGCTCAGCGTGCCCAGAAGCGTGTGCGGACGCTGCGTTCCAGCCCAGGCAGCCGGGCTTCGCGCAGGGCCCGCAGCAGCCGCACAGCCAGCGCCCCAGCCTGCGCCTCACGGAGCTCCAGGAGCTGCTGCCTCAGCTTCGGCTGCAGGCCGTTGCGACCCTCCCTGGGTGGCACTAGGCCTTGTGCTTCTGGGCCCCTGAGCGCCTGCCACAGCCGCAGGAGCTTCTTGAAGGACCAGTCCTGGAAAGCCACGAAGTCAATGACAGCGCGCTCACACTCCTCGGCTCCTgcagcagggggggggggggggggtcaggaccCAGTGGTAGAGGCCTCCGTGTGCTCTGagtgtggaggggagggacacCCGACAAGGGAGAAATCCCTGCCCACTAACAGGTCCAGTGCAGAGGCGGAAAAAGAGGTCAGAGAGCGtgcaggggtgggaagggagatgTGGTTTAAACTCCCTGGGAGTCCGTTTCCcaagggggggggtgggtgggtggctggcgTGGCCTGCGGAGGCACTGGTGCCAGGCCACCACCGCAGGGGACTCCCAGGTAAGTTTCTGGAGGACCCTCCCAGAGGCTGGATAAACGCTGCATACCTCAGGGCTGGACTCTGGCCTGGGGACAACGGACACAGGCTGACCTCCTCTGACTCgcgcgccccctcccctgctcacctggcCCCCCTGGCTCCGGGGTGCCGAGTGGGAAGCCGGCGCAGCTAGTGCACAGGGCGTCGTGGGAGGCGGAGCCGGGCACGTTGAGGACGAGGCCCAGGGCCGTGCAGTTGCGGTGGGGCTGGCACTGTTCCGAGCTCGAGCTGCTGGCCGAGAAGGTGCCCGGGGGGCACGGCTGGCACTGCGTGTTctggctgggggtgcctggggacgagatggggaggaaggggtcAGGGGGAGCCAGGGGTGCCGTCCTCACCGGTGGCTGAAGTCCCAGGCCGCCGCCCGCCAGCCTGGCCGCGCACCGGGGACAGTCACGCCCGCGCCGGGCGGGCAAGGCGCGTGCTCCAGGCAGAAGCCCGCGTGGGCGAAGAAGCCGGGGCGGCAGCGGCAGGCGCGGTTGTGGGTGGCGTCGCAGGGCCGCGCCTCCTCCTCGCGTTCCCCGCAGATGACGTTGCAGTAGCGGCAGCGCTCCAGGTAGTTCCAGAACTGCGTGTAGTGGCGCGGAGGGCACGCGCCGCACGTCGTGGGGGCATCCCGACGGCACGGCCGCTGCACGAAGGTGCCCGGGGGGCACTGGCCACACACCAGCCACTCCCGGGTCTCCGCGTCCCGCCACGGGTAGGTGAGCGCGCCCGCCGTCGCCGTCGCCCCCTGTGCCGCCAGAGCCAACAGTAGGGTGGGCAGCGCCCAAGGCCGGGTCAAGGGCGGCGGTCCCCGCCTCTCCAGTGCCCACATGATAGTCACCGGAGCGGCGGCTCGGCCTCCGGGAGGCCCACGAGCGAGGACACGGGGACGACGCGTCCTACCCTACCTGTCGCCACCCCACAAGCTCGCCCGTCGGCGGCCAGCGCCGGCCTATATGGCCCGGCCTCGCCACGCCCCCGGGGGGAGGGCTCACGACCTCCACGCGGCCGCGCTGCGACCCGACTTTCGGCGACGTCACCGCCCcacggcccctccctccccagggagccccctcaccccgcccccccgcctgGCGCCAGCCTCCGCCGGGCCTTAGTCCAGGGGGCGGTCCTGCGAGGGCCTCCCCAGCACCAGGGGCAGCTCTCTACCCGGGAGCAGGGCTGGCAGCCGGGGTGCAGGCTGGGGATGCCTGGCTCCTCTCTTCTCTGGTCTCAGCCATCTGCCGGTCCACCTGTGAGGACGGAGGCTGAGCCCAATTGGGACAAAGCGCTCAGCGTGCCCTTTCCCGGACAGGGTGGGACGACCCTACTCAGATGCCCACGTCTTCCTTCCCAGCACCCTCAAACCCCATTGCCAAGTCCAGACCCTACAAACAGCGTCTGGATACGGTATCTGCAACTTTATTAGAGAACCTGTCACCTGATTAAAAGCAGGTCCACtgcgcgcacacgcgcgcacacacacacacacaggtcccggagaggagggagcagagcgTTTCCCCCACCTTCCAGTCCTGGGCTCAGGCCGCAGCAGCCAAGCGCCTGAAGCTCCACTCACAAACAAGCAGCCAAGGAAAGTTCTGAAGAGGTACCTTTTAGCAGACCCTCCCCAGACCCTAAGGGTACTTCGGGGCTTCTCATAGGCAGGCGCCGATCCTGCTGCCATTTCAGGGGCATCCCCACGGGCACTGGCCTGGCCCGTGGCCCGCACCCCGTGAAGGGACAAGTGTCCCAGCTGCGTCTGGGACAGAGGCGGCGTCCGCCTGCCCGAGGGTCTCCAGCCTCACTGGGGCTCTGGCCAGAAGACCTGCGTGATGCTCTGCTTCCTGGCAGGGGCGTGGCAGGCCGGGCAAGTCCTAGAGGCCTGCGGAGATAGGGCAGTGCTGCACAGGCGccgccccccgcaccccccagCTCCCGGCCCCCCAGGTGGCGGACGCGCAGCGGGCGGGTCTGCAGGGTCCCGCCGCCAACCTGGAGGAGCCGTCGCCAGCAGGCCCGGCAGCGGTGGAAGTTGCAGGAAGGGCACTGGAAAGGGACCGTGTCCTCCGCCCCGCAGCCGGGGCACGCCGAGCCTGCTCCAAGGGGGCCGCTGTGAGCGCCGCGGCAGCTGCGCCGCGCCCACTGCCCACACTCCCTGCGGCCCCTCCCAGGAGACCTACCGGACTCGGAGGGCGCGTGCCTGCGGGGGGCGCTGGGGGGCTGGCTGGGAGCCCCCGCATCCCCGGCCTGCCTCGGTCTAAGGAAGGCCAAGATCTTGCTCTGGGTCCTCCCCGGTTTGTCCTGTCCTGGGGGGCCTGGAGACACAGGCACGAGTCTGAAAGGGTGGTTCGGGCTGATCTGCGGCCCACCTTGCAGGGCTGCGTGGGGCTCCAGGGGTACCAGGTGGtctcccccctgctcccccccgcCGCCGCTACCTGGCCTGGAATCACCGTGGGCGAGGTCGGGAGGCACGGTGGGGGTCCCGTCCTGGGGACCCGGCGGCTCAGGGCCCGCGGTCGGGGCGGCCGGGCCCATCAGGTCGGCGCACACCTGCTGGAAGCGCTGCTGGTGGCGAGGTCTCAGGAACGCGCCAAACCCTGTGGGGAGAGCGGTCAGGCCCCGCCCACagcgcccggcccggcccggcccggcgcacccccagccccgccccctccgcggCCACTTGCTCTCAAGCAGGTGCAAGTCCTCGGGCCTTGAGGTAGTGAGTGCGGCCGCCACGGCCACCACCTTCTCGAAGTCACCGTCCCGTCTGTAGGCGGTGAGCGCTGCGAGGAGCTGGCTGCAGCCTACGGACCCCAGGGCCTTTCGGACATCGGCCAAGTAGGCGCTCCCTACAGGCGGGCCTTGCTTCTCCACCCTGGGGGCTCCAGATCCACCCTCTTTTGGACAGCTGCTGGGGTCTCCTGGTGGGGAGGTGGACAGGATCATGGCGGGGATCTGGGGCCCGAGGGAGCTCCCCTGGCACCCTTCACACCAGCCTGCTCCCTCGCTCTGGGGTTGCAGAGCCAAAACGGCACCCGCGCCCCCCAGGGAGGACGCGAGGGCTCTTGTGCTCTGCTTCGAAGCCTCTCTGGGGACTGGTACCTGCCGGGGCTGGTCCGGAGACCAGGTGAGGCCTGCCTTGATTCAGGTGCTGTCCAGGGTCCAGTTGCCCGGCTGCATCCTGGGACAGGGTCAGCTTTGGGTCACACTCCCTCCTTCCTGAAGAAACGGGGACACACAACGAACCACCCAGCTGGTTCCCAAGGGTCTGGAGTGctccctggggaggaggcaggtcTGTCCAAGGGGAGACTGACACCTGccaccctcctctgcccacagcaCGACCCAGGCTTGAGCCCCCACCACAATCAACTGCTGCCAGGGGACCAGCAGAGACACCCCAGTGGGCACCAAGCCCAGAAAGGAGAGGGGTGACTCTTTTGCCGGAAAGTCCCCTCCTTGGGGCCAAGGGGTCTTCCTaagccagctccccacccccctccctgatACCTATCCTTGGGGAAGTCCCTGATCGGGGGTGAACTGTTTGCAACCGGGGACACAGGCTCCCAGGCTCGGAGGTGCAGGGCCCACTCCTGGCAGACACAGGTGGGGACAGGGTCCCAGCCTGGGCCATGCATGCTCTGGGGGACACACACCTCACCCTCAGCGGGCCTCCATGGGTGAACAGTCCCACCCACGAGCAGGGAGGCTGGGCCAAGCTAGCATTGcccaccaccccgcccccccggACCCGGGGTGCCGCCCACTCACCCCTGGGGGCCTGGGCTGACGGAGCGCCCCGTCTCTGA
Encoded proteins:
- the TNFRSF6B gene encoding tumor necrosis factor receptor superfamily member 6B, whose amino-acid sequence is MWALERRGPPPLTRPWALPTLLLALAAQGATATAGALTYPWRDAETREWLVCGQCPPGTFVQRPCRRDAPTTCGACPPRHYTQFWNYLERCRYCNVICGEREEEARPCDATHNRACRCRPGFFAHAGFCLEHAPCPPGAGVTVPGTPSQNTQCQPCPPGTFSASSSSSEQCQPHRNCTALGLVLNVPGSASHDALCTSCAGFPLGTPEPGGPGAEECERAVIDFVAFQDWSFKKLLRLWQALRGPEAQGLVPPREGRNGLQPKLRQQLLELREAQAGALAVRLLRALREARLPGLERSVRTRFWAR